A region from the Triplophysa rosa linkage group LG4, Trosa_1v2, whole genome shotgun sequence genome encodes:
- the ing2 gene encoding inhibitor of growth protein 2, with the protein MLGHYPNVEKSQLVNYVEDYLECVESLPLDIQRNVSLLREIDTKYQEVLKEVDEIYEKYKKESDSAQRKRLQIQLQRALITSQELGDEKIHVVTQMMEVVENRSRQIEAHSPSFLEAGETERPVEKVRHDPASTSANVMPERSSARRPRRQRNSESRDTCHGANGALEDLGEEPTQQPREKKSKSAKKKKRSKAKQEREASPVEFTIDPNEPTYCLCEQVSYGEMIGCDNEQCPIEWFHFSCVGLTYKPKGKWYCPKCRGDNEKTMEKSADRAKKDRRSR; encoded by the exons ATGTTAGGGCATTATCCAAACGTGGAAAAATCGCAGCTTGTCAACTACGTGGAGGATTATTTGGAATGTGTTGAATCGCTGCCTTTGGACATACAGAGGAATGTTTCATTGTTACGCGAGATCGACACAAAGTATCAAG AGGTCCTCAAGGAGGTGGATGAGATATATGAAAAGTACAAAAAGGAGAGTGACAGTGCCCAACGCAAACGACTGCAGATTCAATTGCAGCGTGCTCTGATCACCAGTCAGGAGCTTGGAGACGAGAAAATCCATGTGGTCACGCAGATGATGGAGGTTGTGGAGAACCGCTCGCGCCAGATCGAGGCCCACTCGCCCAGCTTCTTGGAGGCAGGAGAAACGGAGCGACCTGTGGAGAAGGTGAGGCACGATCCTGCGAGCACCTCTGCCAACGTTATGCCCGAACGCTCTTCAGCGCGGCGACCCAGACGTCAGCGCAACAGCGAGAGCCGTGACACTTGTCATGGTGCTAACGGTGCCCTGGAAGACCTGGGCGAAGAGCCTACGCAGCAACCCCGTGAAAAAAAGTCCAAGTCGGCCAAGAAGAAGAAACGCTCCAAGGCCAAGCAAGAACGAGAAGCGTCTCCGGTTGAATTCACCATAGATCCCAATGAGCCCACCTACTGCCTCTGTGAACAGGTGTCATATGGAGAGATGATTGGCTGCGACAATGAGCAGTGTCCTATTGAGTGGTTCCACTTTTCATGCGTTGGACTCACCTACAAACCCAAAGGTAAATGGTATTGCCCCAAATGCAGGGGTGACAATGAAAAGACTATGGAAAAAAGCGCAGATAGGGCCAAGAAGGATCGGCGGTCCAGGTAG
- the sod3b gene encoding extracellular superoxide dismutase [Cu-Zn], with product MKTLCFSPLLALLLGCHLYFCGSAFASYSNSGSLQAMCRMHPNTRTASGMPCVYGQIIFKQSGSKEKLNVTFRLHGLPVDSKQPRAMHIHEYGDLSKGCNSTGGHYNPLRINHPGDFGNFVLKNGKICQSRHFNATLFGKLPIIGRSVVIHEGNDDLGRGGNAESLLNGNAGRRLTCCVIGLGNPRN from the coding sequence ATGAAGACCCTTTGCTTTTCACCACTTCTGGCGCTTTTGTTGGGTTGCCATTTGTACTTTTGTGGATCAGCATTTGCATCATATAGTAATTCCGGATCACTTCAGGCTATGTGTAGGATGCATCCCAACACTCGAACAGCATCGGGCATGCCTTGTGTATATGGCcagattatttttaaacagtctGGATCAAAGGAGAAACTGAATGTGACTTTCAGACTCCATGGCCTCCCTGTCGACAGTAAACAGCCTAGAGCAATGCACATTCATGAGTATGGAGATTTGAGCAAGGGCTGCAATTCTACAGGTGGACATTACAATCCCCTCAGAATAAACCATCCAGGGGATTTTGGAAACTTTGTTCTGAAAAATGGAAAGATTTGTCAGTCACGGCATTTTAATGCAACACTCTTTGGAAAGCTCCCAATAATTGGCCGGTCTGTTGTTATACATGAGGGAAATGATGATTTGGGGAGAGGTGGAAATGCCGAAAGCCTGTTAAATGGCAATGCTGGACGGCGACTGACATGCTGTGTTATCGGACTGGGCAACCCTAGAAATTAA